In Littorina saxatilis isolate snail1 linkage group LG8, US_GU_Lsax_2.0, whole genome shotgun sequence, a single genomic region encodes these proteins:
- the LOC138974458 gene encoding proteoglycan 4-like has protein sequence MSANIKGTAPGSEQRSCPPTVKGTALGSEQRSCPPTVKGTALGSEQRSCPPTVKGTALGSEQRSCPPTVKGTALGSEQRSCPPTVKGTALGSEQRSCPPTVKGTAPGSEQRSCPPTVKGTALGSEQRSCPPTVKGTALGSEQRSCPPTVKGTAPGSEQRSCPPTVKGTTLGSEQRSCPPTVKGTAPGSEQRSCPPTVKGTTLGSEQRSCPPTVKGTTLGSEQRSCPPTVKGTAPGSEQRSCPPTVKGTALGSEQRSCPPTVKGTALGSEQRSCPPTVKGTALGSEQRSCPPTVKGTTLGSEQRSCPPTVKGTTLGSEQRSCPPTVKGTALGSEQRSCPPTVKGTALGSEQRSCPPTVKGTALGSEQRSCPPTVKGTALGSEQRSCPPTVKGTAPGSEQRSCPPTVKGTALGSEQRSCPPTVKGTALGSEQRSCPPTVKGTALGREQGSCPPTVKGTALESEQRSCPPTVKGTALESEQRSCPPTVKGTALGSEQRSCPPTVKGTALGSEQRSCPPTVKGTALGSEQRSCPPTVKGTAPGSEQRSCPPTVKGTTLGSEQRSCPPTVKGTAPGSEQRSCPPTVKGTTLESEQRSCPPTVKGTALGSEQRSCPPTVKGTALGSEQRSCPPTVKGTALGSEQRSCPPTVKGTAPGSEQRSCPPTVKGTALGSEQRSCPPTVKGTAPGSEQRSCPSTVKGTALGSEQRSCPSTVKGTAPGSEQRSCPPTVKGTAPGSEQRSCPPTVKGTALGSEQRSCPPTVKGTALGSEQGSCPPTVKGTALGREQRSCPPTVKGTALGSEQRSCPPTVKGTALGSEQRSCPPTVKGTALAVCTIRLQPRSHCDES, from the exons ATGTCCGccaaca ttaaaggcacagcacCGGGGAGCGAACAGCGGTCTTGTCCGccaacagttaaaggcacagcccTGGGGAGCGAACAGCGGTCTTGTCCGccaacagttaaaggcacagcacTGGGGAGCGAACAGCGGTCATGTCCGccaacagttaaaggcacagcacTGGGGAGCGAACAGCGGTCTTGTCCGccaacagttaaaggcacagcacTGGGGAGCGAACAGCGGTCTTGTCCGccaacagttaaaggcacagcacTGGGGAGCGAACAGCGGTCTTGTCCGccaacagttaaaggcacagcacCGGGGAGCGAACAGCGGTCTTGTCCGccaacagttaaaggcacagcacTGGGGAGCGAACAGCGGTCTTGTCCGccaacagttaaaggcacagcccTGGGGAGCGAACAGCGGTCTTGTCCGccaacagttaaaggcacagcacCGGGGAGCGAACAGCGGTCTTGTCCGccaacagttaaaggcacaacCCTGGGGAGCGAACAGCGGTCTTGTCCGccaacagttaaaggcacagcacCGGGGAGCGAACAGCGGTCTTGTCCGccaacagttaaaggcacaacCCTGGGGAGCGAACAGCGGTCTTGTCCGccaacagttaaaggcacaacCCTGGGGAGCGAACAGCGGTCTTGTCCGccaacagttaaaggcacagcacCGGGGAGCGAACAGCGGTCTTGTCCGccaacagttaaaggcacagcccTGGGGAGCGAACAGCGGTCTTGTCCGccaacagttaaaggcacagcccTGGGGAGCGAACAGCGGTCTTGTCCGccaacagttaaaggcacagcacTGGGGAGCGAACAGCGGTCTTGTCCGccaacagttaaaggcacaacCCTGGGGAGCGAACAGCGGTCTTGTCCGccaacagttaaaggcacaacCCTGGGGAGCGAACAGCGGTCTTGTCCGccaacagttaaaggcacagcccTGGGGAGCGAACAGCGGTCTTGTCCGccaacagttaaaggcacagcccTGGGGAGCGAACAGCGGTCATGTCCGccaacagttaaaggcacagcccTGGGGAGCGAACAGCGGTCTTGTCCGccaacagttaaaggcacagcacTGGGGAGCGAACAGCGGTCTTGTCCGccaacagttaaaggcacagcacCGGGGAGCGAACAGCGGTCTTGTCCGccaacagttaaaggcacagcccTGGGGAGCGAACAGCGGTCTTGTCCGccaacagttaaaggcacagcacTGGGGAGCGAACAGCGGTCTTGTCCGccaacagttaaaggcacagcacTGGGGCGCGAACAGGGGTCTTGTCCGccaacagttaaaggcacagcacTGGAGAGCGAACAGCGGTCTTGTCCGccaacagttaaaggcacagcacTGGAGAGCGAACAGCGGTCTTGTCCGccaacagttaaaggcacagcacTGGGGAGCGAACAGCGGTCTTGTCCGccaacagttaaaggcacagcacTGGGGAGCGAACAGCGGTCATGTCCGccaacagttaaaggcacagcacTGGGGAGCGAACAGCGGTCTTGTCCGccaacagttaaaggcacagcacCGGGGAGCGAACAGCGGTCTTGTCCGccaacagttaaaggcacaacCCTGGGGAGCGAACAGCGGTCTTGTCCGccaacagttaaaggcacagcacCGGGGAGCGAACAGCGGTCTTGTCCGccaacagttaaaggcacaacCCTGGAGAGCGAACAGCGGTCTTGTCCGccaacagttaaaggcacagcccTGGGGAGCGAACAGCGGTCTTGTCCGccaacagttaaaggcacagcccTGGGGAGCGAACAGCGGTCTTGTCCGccaacagttaaaggcacagcacTGGGGAGCGAACAGCGGTCTTGTCCGccaacagttaaaggcacagcacCGGGGAGCGAACAGCGGTCTTGTCCGccaacagttaaaggcacagcacTGGGGAGCGAACAGCGGTCTTGTCCGccaacagttaaaggcacagcacCGGGGAGCGAACAGCGGTCTTGTCCGtcaacagttaaaggcacagcacTGGGGAGCGAACAGCGGTCTTGTCCGtcaacagttaaaggcacagcacCGGGGAGCGAACAGCGGTCTTGTCCGccaacagttaaaggcacagcacCGGGGAGCGAACAGCGGTCTTGTCCGccaacagttaaaggcacagcacTGGGGAGCGAACAGCGGTCATGTCCGccaacagttaaaggcacagcacTGGGGAGCGAACAGGGGTCATGTCCGccaacagttaaaggcacagcacTGGGGCGCGAACAGCGGTCTTGTCCGccaacagttaaaggcacagcacTGGGGAGCGAACAGCGGTCATGTCCGccaacagttaaaggcacagcccTGGGGAGCGAACAGCGGTCTTGTCCGCCAACAGTGAAAGGCACGGCCCTTGCTGTGTGCACCATTCGGCTTCAGCCCAGGTCCCACTGTGACGAATCTTGA